The genomic region GGGGTTGGACCGTACTTCCAGTACTGGGTCCCCACGGGGACAGGGTCGGGAAGCGTGATGGTAATATCTACCGACTGGCCTAGTGTCAGCCCCGTCACATTGAAGGAGAAGAACCCATGGGGGAAGACAATATCTGGCATAGTATCAGCCGCTTCAGGAGGTAGGTCATCTTCAGCTATGGCTGCTAGGTCTTCGATTGTGCCTGAACTAGACGAGAAGTAGGCGGTGCCTGTGCCAGTGGCTGTATCTACTGAAGTGCTAGGCGTAGGCGTTAGTGTTGGGGTGGGTGTGGGGCCGCCAGTCTGGACATACTTGATAGTAGCGTAGTCAGCAGAGTAGTAACCGCCAGTACCGACGCCATCGCTCCAGCCGGTGACGTAGACATTTCCTGAATCATCCACGGCTATGTCATAAGCCTCGTCACCATCGCTTGCGGAGCCGTCGTAACGTGCAACCCACAGCTGGTTGCCATCGCTATCGTACTTTACAGTGACGTAGTCGTCGGAGTTGGGGTAGCAAAAGCTCAAGCCGGTGACGTAGACATTTCCTGAGTCATCAACGGCTAGCGCTGTAGCCACGTCTTGACAGTATCCCGGGCCTTCGTAGCGTGCCTCCCAGAGCTCGTTACCCTCGCTATCGTACTTCACAGTTGCGTAGTCGTCGGAGCTGATGTCGCTATAGCTGAAGCCAGTGACGTAGACATTTCCTGAGCCGTCCAAGGCCAACGCATAAGGGTAGTTAAACACGCTTCCCGAGCCATTGTAGCGTGCAACCCACAGCTCGTTACCCGCGCTATCGTACTTCAAGGTTGCGTAGTCGTCGGAGCTGACGCTATTGCTCGAGCCAGTGACGTAGATATTTCCTGAGCCATCGACGGCTACATCCCGAGCTTCGTCGTTACTGTTTCCCGGGCCGTCGTAGCGTGCAACCCACAGCTCGTTACCCTCGCTATCGTACTTCACAGTAGCGTAGTCGCCGGAGCTGATGTCGCTATTGCTCGAGCCGGTGACGTAGACATTTCCTGAATCATCCACGGCTATGTCCCAAGCCTCGTCGTTATCGTTTCCCGGGCCGTCGTAGCGTGCAACCCACAGCTCGTTACCCTCGCTATCGTACTTCACAGTTGCGTAATCCTGGGACATGTCGTCACCGTAGCTGTAGCCGGTGACGTACACATTTCCTGAGCTGTCCACGGCTATGTCCTGAGGTTCCTCATCGTAGCTTGCTGGGCCGTCGTAGCGTGCAACCCACAGCTCGTTACCCTCGCTATCGTACTTCACCGTGACGTAGTCTTCGCAGGTGTCATCGCCATAGCTGAAGCCAGTGACGTAGACATTTCCTGAGTCATCAACGGCCAGCGCTGTAGCCATGTCATTATCGCTTGCCGGGCCGTCGTAGCGTGCAACCCAGGCCTCTACAGCCGTTTCATCGGCATTGGCAGCGGAGGCAGGTATTATCATAGTCAATAAAGTCACTAGAACGACCGCTAGGGCCAAACCATAAAGAGAAGTATATACATGCTTCCTAATCATCACTTCCTCCTTTAGCTTATTTTGTCTTAGGTACTACTCTGATCAAGAGCTGTCCGAGAAGAATGCGACAAGTTTTAAGCAGAATATAAAGTGAAGTTTAAATAAAAAAACCTTCAGCGATAGGCTTATACGCCCCGCTTAAAGGTTTGTTTTGGGCAAAACCATAGATTCACCATACTTCCTTATCCGATATTCTTTTGTATGTGAATCCTCAGTTTTACCCGTCTGTGGCGATTTATAAAGAAGCGCCTATGGTTAAACGCTCATAGTAACGGTAACACAAGATGCGCCATTTGTCTGTCGGGAAAGTATGTATTTTTTGTGGGGAAAGTATGTATTTATTGTTGTGGGGAAAATCCTTACAAAAATGGGGATTATTGTAGGGAGGCTTCTCATGAGGCCTGTTTCGCTATCTGGGCATGCCTTCCAAGTTTAAGAAGGCCTTGATATTCACCTGTGACAAAGCGCTAACAGAAAATAAGGGCGTGTAAAATGTATTTGAAGCTTGAAGAAAGGAGGTCAAGACATGCCAACATTGAAACATTTGGTGGAAGATGTCGAGAAGCTCGGAGCTAACCCCGAAGACATCCATATTCCTGGTGTGGTCTTCGATGATTTAGTCGAGCAGGCTGACGAACAAGAGGAGTAACCTCGATCCCTTCAATGTTGAGCCTTGCTAGCGGGCTCAGCTTAAGGGATAAAGAACTCTTTTTAGTGTTTTCACCCTTTCATACGCAATTACGATTCATTATTCGTTGAAAAACTCATTGGTTATTACATTTATGGCGTTGGAAACCACGAATTTTACATTGAAATGTTGTTATTAAACTCAATATTTATAGGAAAAGTTACTAGGAATATTAAATGTGGATACCAAAGAAATACAAAAAGAAACTGGAAAAACGATATTCTAAGACAGAAATTGGCAGAAAACAGCTGAACTTTGCCTGTGATGTCGTCTTGATCGACCGGTTTAAATTTCTGGCTGAATATCTAGAAACTCCTCTCTACACTCTTGCCGAACATGCCTTAGAGTTGGGCTTAGGTGAACTTGCAATAACCTTGCAAGACAAGGCGTTAACTGAATTTCTACAAAGGCATCTGTTGAAAGAACATCTGTTAGTGGGACAGTTAAGCCCGGTAGATAAGCATGTATCAGATAGAGTCAGGAGAATTAATAATGCACTAAAATTCCTGAAATTTGTTGAGGTGAAAGCGGGTAATCCTGAAGCTGTTGAAAAAATCATTGACCGGATTATAAAAGAAGGATAGAGAAGTCATGGCTATCTCAGAAGCAGAGGCAGCCCATTAATCCCCTAGCAGATAATCTACTCCAATGCACCTATCCTCATCGACACACCAAAGCGTTTGAGAGAAAAACACTTGACTTTGTATGGCTTTTATGTTATTATAATCTTGTGAAGTTTATTATTACATAGTGCTCACAATTAGCCTCTTGCTATGTGCTTCACATATAGTATAATATAATGGTGGAGATAGATATTATGACACCTACTCAAAAGTTCAAAAGGAAGAAGAATATACTACAGAATATGCTGTCAGTCAAGCGTATAAGTAAGAAGTACGGCTTTCACCCGAATACGGTGCGGTCATGGGTTACTCGTGATGGTTTGAAGGCTGTTAGACATGGTCCTGGGAGGAAGATTTTTATTAAGCAAGATGATGTAGAAGCGTTTATCAAGCGGTGGTATGAGATAGATGAAGGGGAATGATTTCTATATTATCCACAAAATTTTCAATAAAATTTGAGAAGGGGGTAGAGAAAAATGAAAACAGTAATATACGCACGGGTCAGCTCCCAAGAGCAGGCAGACAACAAATTCAGTATTGAAACACAAATAGAAGATTGTCAAAATCACGCCCGCCGTCAGGAGGACGTTGTCGTAAAAACCTACGTTGATATTCAGTCGGGGCGTGATGCTCAAAAGGGCAGGCTACAATTTGAGCAGATGTTAAAGGATGCCAAGGCAGGGTTGTTTGAAAAAATCATTGTTTGGCGACCTGACCGATTGTTCCGAGGCTTGACCCCAGCGGCAAAATTAGCCAAAGTTTTAGATGAAACTGATGTCGATATCGAAGGCGTGCTTCAGCCTCTAACTAGACGGACGGTTGGTTTGTGGGCATGGGTAGCTGAGCAGGACGTCGAGAGCATGACGGATCGACTCGTCAGTGGTAAACGAGCTAACGCTAGGGAAATCGGTAAATGGGGTGGTGGTTTTGTAAAGTATGGGTATCGCTACAATTGTGATAAGACGTCACCGGACTATACTGGCAAATTGGAGATAGATGAGGCTGAGGCTGGCGTTGTTCTGGGTCTTTTCCAGTGGGTGGATGAAGGAAAAACGGCTTCAAGCTGGTGTAGATGGGCAAACGAGCAAGCCATACCTACTAAGCGAAGGAGTCAGGGCTGGACACCACAAGAGGTCTCAGAAATGCTGAGGAATAGATGTTACACAGGTAGCGGAGCTTATGGGAAATTGACACGGAGAGGCAATAGGCTTGTGCCTGCTAACAATCCCGTATCTTTGAGCTATCCCCGAATTATTGACGATGACCTGTTTGAACGTGTGCAACAAAGGCTTTTAGAAAACAAACGAGGAAACCGGGGCTCAACCAGGTCAGACAGGACATATATCCTTCAGCACATGGGCCAATGTGGAGTATGTGGCGGGCGGCTATGTTGCACAACCAACGGTATGGGTTATCGGTATATGTATTGTCTCAATCAGAGGCGCTTTCCTCATATTTATCGGTGCTATAAACCTCAAAACTGGCAGTTGGACTTGATTGAAGATTACATCTGGGACGAGGTTAACGGCGTGTTGTCGGGCTATGTTAATGGGAGTTATGAGGCGCTTATTGAGCGACTTGATAATGGGCGGGATGATAGGCAGAAAGCCATAAGTAAAATTAGTGTTGAGCTAGAACACTTCCCAGTGGAAAAGCAACGAATCCTGACCATTCTGCGGAAGGGATATATCAACGAGGCAGAAGCCGAAATCCAGCTTACTGTGATAAACTCCGAAGAAGCACACCTGCAACAAGAGCTTGCTCAGGCTGAGCACCTTCAAGCCAACTCAGTTGAGGTGTGGCAAGCCTTCAAGGCTCAGCTACACGAGCTTGACCGGTTCCGCTTCTTCGGCTTCCATCATATATCCGCCGACCAGAAAAAGCAGCTACTTCTTACCTTACTCCAAGGCTTTGTATTGTTTAAGGACGGCAAACTGGAAATCAGGTTCAAGTTGCCAGTCAAAGAACAAGTAGCCGATACTATTTTAACCCTATCAAGCAATGATACCATCTTCGGTAACAATAATTATGAGGCAATTCGGACTATTGACATTTCCATAGCAAATGTTCCATAATCCACGCGCACATATGGGAAAGGAGGTGAACTGATTCAAGCATATTGCATGAAGTGCCGGAAAAAGGTGCATATTTCAGGTAAAGATGACTCTGGTGGTACTAAGCTAGCCACCGGCTGTTGTACTTGGCTGAGTTCCTGCTATTTCCGTATAATGAAAGGAGGGTGATATGCTCTGGAATTTATTAGTATTTATCGTTGTTATTCTCTTGATTTTGTGGGTGCTGGGTTTTGTCTTCTCCTTTGGGGGTGGGCTGATCCATATATTAATTGTTGTCGCAATTGTTCTCGCAATTATCTGGCTGGCACAGCGAGTGAGAGTGAGAAAGTAAAAGCATTAGAGTTGAAGCAAAACCAATACAATAATAAAAGCGGAAAGGAGATATGCTATGGAAATTACTGGTCTTGTTGCGGGAATAATCGCTATCGTTGCTGGGGTACTGATATTGATAAAACCGAAGCTTCTTAATTGGGTTGTCGCTATTTACCTCATTGTTGTTGGAGCAATTGCTGTCATAGACGCATTGTAGACACTACGTAAAACATTTTTCTTACTGATGACAGCACATAGATAACAAGTAGTATCAGGGCAATTATCACTGTAAATATCGACAGATCTACATGCTGGCGCTTATATCGCACTGTTGTCGCATGATAACATAACCTACCTTATTTCTCTATAAAAATTGCTCCCCAAAATCGTCAACCATAACCGAGCAGAACCCTCAGCAAGTAGCAGTTGCCTTTATAACCGGCCGTGGCTAAAATAGTAAGGTGAGGCCTTTGAGTCATGCCGGAGCAAGCACAAAAAATGCCCTCGTTCAAGATCGTTTCCGATTTTCGGCCTACCGGGGACCAGCCCCAGGCGGTGGACAGGCTGGTGGAGGGGCTGGAGCGCGGCTATAAGCACCAGACGCTGCTGGGCGTGACCGGCAGCGGCAAGACCTTCACCATGGCCAACGTCATCGAGCGGGTTCAAAGGCCCACCCTGGTGATGTCCCACAACAAGACCCTCGCCGCCCAGCTCGCCACGGAGTTCAAGGAGTACCTTCCCGATAACGCCGTGGAGTACTTCGTCAGCTACTATGACTACTACCAGCCCGAGGCCTATATCCCCAGAACCGATACCTATATCGAGAAGGAGAGCGATATTAATGAGGAGATCGATAAGATGCGCCACTCATCCACCAGGGCGCTCTTCACCCGAAGGGATGTTGTCATCGTGGCCTCGGTATCCTGTATCTACGGCCTGGGCTCCCCCGAAGAGTACCACGGCTTCGTGTTGAGCCTCACCAGAGGCGAAAAGAGGAATCGAGACCGCATCGCCCGCCAACTGGTTAACATGCAGTACCAAAGAAACGATATAGACTTCACCCGCGGCCGCTTCCGCATCCGCGGCGACACGCTGGAAATTCAGCCAGCATACGAGGAGCTGGCGGTCAGGGTGCAGTTCTTCGGGGATGAGCTCGAGCGCATCGTGGAGGTCGACCCGCTGACCGGCGAGCTGCTGGCGGAGCGTGACTTCGTAGAAATCTACCCGGCGAAGCACTTCGTAACCTCCCCCGACAAGATGATGGCGGCCATCGAGGACATAAAGGCGGAGCTGGAGCAGAGACTGGAGGAGCTACGGGGGCAGGGGAAGCCCCTTGAGGCGGCCAGGCTTGATGCCAGGACCAACTATGATATCGAGATGCTCCAGGAGGCGGGCTACTGCACCGGGGTGGAGAACTACTCGCGTCACCTGTCACGAAGGGCAGCGGGGAGCCCCCCCTGGACGCTGCTCGACTACTTCCCCGATGACCTCCTCCTCTTCGTCGATGAGTCGCACATGACCCTGCCCCAGGTGCGCGGCATGTATCACGGCGACCGCTCGCGGAAGGAGACGCTGGTGGAGTACGGCTTTCGCCTGCCCTCAGCGCTGGACAACCGCCCGCTTAACTTTGCAGAGTTCGCCGAGCACGTTAGTCAGGCAATCTATGTCTCGGCAACCCCCGGCCCCTACGAGTATGAGCACAGCGAGCAGATCGCGGAGCAGCTAATCAGGCCCACCGGGCTACTGGAGCCCAGCATCGAGGTCAAGCCGACAAAGGGGCAGGTCGATGACCTCATGGAGCAGATAAGGACTCGTGTGGAGCGGGGGGAGCGCTGCCTGGTAACCACCATGACCAAGAGAATGGCAGAGCAGCTCTCCGATTACCTGAAGGAGATGGGGATCAAGACCCATCACCTGCACTCTGAGATCAATACCCTGGAGCGGGTGGAGATCCTGCGCGACCTGAGGCTGGGCGTCTACGATGTGGTGGTCGGCATCAACCTGCTTCGCGAGGGGCTCGACCTTCCCGAGGTGAGCCTGGTAGCTATCCTCGATGCCGATAAAGAGGGCTTTCTGAGATCGCGCGACTCGCTGATCCAGACCATGGGGCGCGCCGCCCGCCACATCGAGGGGAACGTAATAATGTATGCAGATACCATCACCGGCTCGATGAAGGCGGCCATGGATGAGGTCTGCCGCCGCCGCAGTATCCAGCTAGAATATAACCAGGCGCATGGCATCACCCCACAGGGGATCAAGAAGGCTATCAAGGATATCACCGACCGGGTGAGGGTGGTGGCAGAGACCCGCACCCCCTATACCGCTACCCCCATACCCAGGGATGAGATGCTGCGCCTGATAAAGGAACTGGAATCTCAGATGAAAAAGGCAGCCAGGGACCTGGAGTTCGAGAAGGCGGCGCTGCTCAGGGACCGCATCGTCGAGCTGAGAAGGGATATGGAGTGAAGAGCTGCCCCGATTATATCGGGGCAGCTTTTAAAAGTCCCCCAAGATTGGGGGATTAGGGGGTTGATTGATACTATTGCAGCAGTCTCCGAATAATAACTAGAGGCTCATTTTTCCCATGAACGAAAAGACCAGGCAGGAGCGGCGCGAGAATCGCCTGCGGAAGAAACGGGAAAGGATGCCAAAGCACGGCAAGAGCCTGGCGAGAGTATATCGGGATGCTGTCCTCAAGCGGCTGAGGGGCAAGGCGAAGTAAGCGAGGCTATCCGTCCCCCGGTAACGGTTCCTTCTCCTCTTCCAGGGGAACCTCCTCCGCCCTCGAGGGGAGATACTCCTTTAACTCCTCCAGCCTCTGTGAGAGGAATTCCTGAAGCTGAGCGCTCTCCTTGGAGATGGCAACGCTCACACGAGAGCTGTAACGCCCCATAGCGCGAAACTTGTTGGAGCGCGCCCTTACCAGCCTGGCAGCAGAGACCCCTTGCACCTGAACCAGCTCATTTAAGAGAAACTTCTTGAGCTGGCGCGCTGCCTCATCGGGGGCGACATGCGCCCCTCCCCGGGGCTCAGGCACCAGCACATCCACCACGCCGAGCTTTATACAGTCCTCAGAGGTGAGCCTCAGGGCAGGGGCTACCTCATCCGCCCTGCTCGCGTCTCGATAGAGCAGGACAGCAGCCCGCTCCGGAGGGATCACCGAGAAAATGGCATTCTCCATCATGAGGGTGCGGTCGGCAACCCCGAAAGCAAGCGCCGCCTCGC from Dehalococcoidia bacterium harbors:
- a CDS encoding helix-turn-helix domain-containing protein, whose product is MTPTQKFKRKKNILQNMLSVKRISKKYGFHPNTVRSWVTRDGLKAVRHGPGRKIFIKQDDVEAFIKRWYEIDEGE
- a CDS encoding recombinase family protein, translating into MKTVIYARVSSQEQADNKFSIETQIEDCQNHARRQEDVVVKTYVDIQSGRDAQKGRLQFEQMLKDAKAGLFEKIIVWRPDRLFRGLTPAAKLAKVLDETDVDIEGVLQPLTRRTVGLWAWVAEQDVESMTDRLVSGKRANAREIGKWGGGFVKYGYRYNCDKTSPDYTGKLEIDEAEAGVVLGLFQWVDEGKTASSWCRWANEQAIPTKRRSQGWTPQEVSEMLRNRCYTGSGAYGKLTRRGNRLVPANNPVSLSYPRIIDDDLFERVQQRLLENKRGNRGSTRSDRTYILQHMGQCGVCGGRLCCTTNGMGYRYMYCLNQRRFPHIYRCYKPQNWQLDLIEDYIWDEVNGVLSGYVNGSYEALIERLDNGRDDRQKAISKISVELEHFPVEKQRILTILRKGYINEAEAEIQLTVINSEEAHLQQELAQAEHLQANSVEVWQAFKAQLHELDRFRFFGFHHISADQKKQLLLTLLQGFVLFKDGKLEIRFKLPVKEQVADTILTLSSNDTIFGNNNYEAIRTIDISIANVP
- a CDS encoding DUF3096 domain-containing protein yields the protein MEITGLVAGIIAIVAGVLILIKPKLLNWVVAIYLIVVGAIAVIDAL
- a CDS encoding lmo0937 family membrane protein, with amino-acid sequence MLWNLLVFIVVILLILWVLGFVFSFGGGLIHILIVVAIVLAIIWLAQRVRVRK
- the uvrB gene encoding excinuclease ABC subunit UvrB encodes the protein MPSFKIVSDFRPTGDQPQAVDRLVEGLERGYKHQTLLGVTGSGKTFTMANVIERVQRPTLVMSHNKTLAAQLATEFKEYLPDNAVEYFVSYYDYYQPEAYIPRTDTYIEKESDINEEIDKMRHSSTRALFTRRDVVIVASVSCIYGLGSPEEYHGFVLSLTRGEKRNRDRIARQLVNMQYQRNDIDFTRGRFRIRGDTLEIQPAYEELAVRVQFFGDELERIVEVDPLTGELLAERDFVEIYPAKHFVTSPDKMMAAIEDIKAELEQRLEELRGQGKPLEAARLDARTNYDIEMLQEAGYCTGVENYSRHLSRRAAGSPPWTLLDYFPDDLLLFVDESHMTLPQVRGMYHGDRSRKETLVEYGFRLPSALDNRPLNFAEFAEHVSQAIYVSATPGPYEYEHSEQIAEQLIRPTGLLEPSIEVKPTKGQVDDLMEQIRTRVERGERCLVTTMTKRMAEQLSDYLKEMGIKTHHLHSEINTLERVEILRDLRLGVYDVVVGINLLREGLDLPEVSLVAILDADKEGFLRSRDSLIQTMGRAARHIEGNVIMYADTITGSMKAAMDEVCRRRSIQLEYNQAHGITPQGIKKAIKDITDRVRVVAETRTPYTATPIPRDEMLRLIKELESQMKKAARDLEFEKAALLRDRIVELRRDME
- a CDS encoding NHL repeat-containing protein — translated: MIRKHVYTSLYGLALAVVLVTLLTMIIPASAANADETAVEAWVARYDGPASDNDMATALAVDDSGNVYVTGFSYGDDTCEDYVTVKYDSEGNELWVARYDGPASYDEEPQDIAVDSSGNVYVTGYSYGDDMSQDYATVKYDSEGNELWVARYDGPGNDNDEAWDIAVDDSGNVYVTGSSNSDISSGDYATVKYDSEGNELWVARYDGPGNSNDEARDVAVDGSGNIYVTGSSNSVSSDDYATLKYDSAGNELWVARYNGSGSVFNYPYALALDGSGNVYVTGFSYSDISSDDYATVKYDSEGNELWEARYEGPGYCQDVATALAVDDSGNVYVTGLSFCYPNSDDYVTVKYDSDGNQLWVARYDGSASDGDEAYDIAVDDSGNVYVTGWSDGVGTGGYYSADYATIKYVQTGGPTPTPTLTPTPSTSVDTATGTGTAYFSSSSGTIEDLAAIAEDDLPPEAADTMPDIVFPHGFFSFNVTGLTLGQSVDITITLPDPVPVGTQYWKYGPTPGNHTPHWYEIVMGSDDGDNVITITLTDGGLGDDWWVADSMIIDQGGPGSPLEEEGGCFIATAAYGTSTAKEIDTLRAFRDEVLLESTLGSQLVELYYQASPPVADFISKNSLLRTVVRELVVDPIASLVEATEAIWGD